DNA from Paraburkholderia sp. PGU19:
TGAGCGGGCGGCGAGTCGCGCGGAAAGGCCGTGTATCGGCGGAGCGAACATCATACGAGGCCGCGCGAGAGGGCGGCCTCTATTCGATACGATGCTTTACGTTGCACGAGCAACCATCACGCCGACCACTTGTCGCCCATCAGCTGATTGGACGGCAGCTTCTCATCGAGCAGTTTGCGCGCGCTTTCGATGCCCGCAACGGGCAAGCCCTTCGGATCGAGCAAGCCGACCTGCACGAGCACGGAAGCCTGATCCCAATAGATATGCTCGTTATACAGCTTGTCGCCGCGAAAACAGACGACGGCGAGCATCGGCACCTCGAAGTATTTGCCCGTCGGCGCGACACCCGGCAACAACCAGTCGATCTCGCAGCTATGCGTGCAGGCAAAGATGAATTCATCGACGATGCGATCGGAACCGATGGTCCGCGAGATGGGAATCAGCTTCGTGTCCGGTGGGTTCGAGTTGACGAAGTGATTCGTGTAGAAGCGCTTGAGATTGTCATAACCGACGCCGCCCGTCATGGTCGGCACGTGGTTGACGTACGGTTGCGCGACCATGGTCGGCATCACGGCTTCGACGTCGCGCGTCGCGAACTCGAAGTAGCAGTGCTGTTCCCACAGCGTATTCAGATCGTAGATCGGGCCGAGCACCTTGCGCAGGAGCGCAAGCGTGCGCGAATACGCCATCATCTCGGCGGGCTTGTCGTATTGCGGGCGCGCGGGCGCGGCGAACGCATGATCGCAGCCGGGGTACACGTACTGCTCGATGTTCGCATGCGTGCGAAGCGCGCTCATGATCTGCTCGCGCACGGGCGGCGGGCAGTACGCGTCGTTCTCTGGGAGGTGAAACACCATCGGGCAACGAATGTTCTTCACTTCGTCCAGATACGCTTCGAGCCCGACGCCGTAATAGCTCACCGCACAATCGACATCCGTGCGCGCAGCCGCGAGCATCGCGAGCTTACCGCCGAGGCAATAGCCGACCGTGCCGATCTTGCCTTGTTGCTCGGGCAACGCGCGCAACGCATCGAGCGTCGCGGCGATATCCTGCACGGCGAGATCGACGTCGAACTTCGCGTGGAAGTCGAGCGCGCGCTTCATGTCGTCGCCGTCGTAGCCGAGCACGACATTCGGCTGCATGCGCCAGAACAGATCGGGCACGAGCACGACATAGCCTTCTTCGGCGTAACGGTCAGCCGTTTGCTTCAGATAGTCGTTGATGCCGAAAATCTCTTGCAGCAGCACGAGGCCGGGACCCGACCCCTGCGCGGGGCGCGCCATGTATGCGTTGAAACGGCCGCCATCGCGAGCGGCGACTTCGATAAAGGAACCGGCCATCAAATGCTCCTCGATTGTGGGACGACGGGGACTGCGCGCGTCGCCGCTCGCCGTTATCGAATGAAGCGTCAGGCGCTACATCGCACGCAAAGCGAACCGCTTGAGCTTGCCGGTTTCCGTGCGAGGCAGCGCGTCGATGAAGGCGACGACGCGCGGATACTTGTACGGCGCAACGGTATTCTTCACGAATTCCTGCAACTCCGCGACCAGTTTCTCATCGCCGCGATAGCCCGCATTGAGCACGACGAACGCCTTCACGATCTGTCCGCGCGTCTCGTCGGGCACGCCGATCACGCCGCATTCGGCGACGGCCCGGTGCTGCATCAGCACGCTTTCCACTTCCGGGCCGGAGATGTTGTAACCCGCCGAGACGATCATGTCGTCGGCGCGCGCCTGATAGAACACGTAGCCGTCTGCGTCGATATAGACGGAATCGCCGGGCAGGTTCCAGCCGTCGCGCACGAACTTGAGCTGA
Protein-coding regions in this window:
- a CDS encoding dienelactone hydrolase family protein, encoding MAGSFIEVAARDGGRFNAYMARPAQGSGPGLVLLQEIFGINDYLKQTADRYAEEGYVVLVPDLFWRMQPNVVLGYDGDDMKRALDFHAKFDVDLAVQDIAATLDALRALPEQQGKIGTVGYCLGGKLAMLAAARTDVDCAVSYYGVGLEAYLDEVKNIRCPMVFHLPENDAYCPPPVREQIMSALRTHANIEQYVYPGCDHAFAAPARPQYDKPAEMMAYSRTLALLRKVLGPIYDLNTLWEQHCYFEFATRDVEAVMPTMVAQPYVNHVPTMTGGVGYDNLKRFYTNHFVNSNPPDTKLIPISRTIGSDRIVDEFIFACTHSCEIDWLLPGVAPTGKYFEVPMLAVVCFRGDKLYNEHIYWDQASVLVQVGLLDPKGLPVAGIESARKLLDEKLPSNQLMGDKWSA